One Aquabacterium sp. A3 DNA window includes the following coding sequences:
- a CDS encoding YcxB family protein has protein sequence MIHFSLTHADFVRFQKLVARRFQRHQGLLSAQFGLRVVIWLCIGLACATYARLYREWPEISGPLAVIGVAGALALALAVMQPQLSQALLRKRALLPNGAFLSPQVMSFNSDGLRIETQRGTTETFWMSFLDWDADDTNYYLFIDAIQAVIVPRAALGEQLAQFEQFTRHIAQK, from the coding sequence ATGATCCACTTCTCGCTCACTCACGCTGACTTCGTACGGTTTCAAAAACTGGTAGCGCGCCGGTTTCAGCGCCACCAGGGGTTGTTGTCTGCACAGTTCGGCTTACGCGTGGTCATTTGGCTGTGCATTGGCCTGGCTTGTGCCACTTACGCGCGCCTCTACCGCGAGTGGCCAGAGATTTCTGGGCCGTTGGCTGTTATCGGCGTCGCTGGGGCACTGGCATTGGCTCTCGCGGTTATGCAGCCACAGCTGTCACAAGCACTGCTGAGAAAGCGTGCTCTCTTGCCCAACGGCGCGTTTCTCTCGCCACAGGTGATGTCGTTTAACTCGGATGGGCTGCGGATAGAAACACAAAGGGGCACGACCGAAACATTTTGGATGAGCTTCCTGGATTGGGATGCGGACGACACAAACTACTACTTGTTCATTGATGCAATCCAAGCTGTGATCGTCCCTCGCGCTGCGCTAGGAGAACAGCTTGCTCAATTCGAGCAATTCACTCGTCACATTGCCCAGAAGTGA